The following coding sequences lie in one Spinacia oleracea cultivar Varoflay chromosome 1, BTI_SOV_V1, whole genome shotgun sequence genomic window:
- the LOC110784431 gene encoding exocyst complex component EXO84A, giving the protein MDPMVIGAREISFGDSNDFEKESKLSLGERLKVFKSSQFDPDAFIDSKCHRMAEKELKHLTMYLKELKKESAEEMRKSVYANYSAFIRTAKEISALEGQLLSLRNLLSTQAAVVHGLSDGVHVNSLSPGLEGPTDEDMSRNKNNEVTRIETWLNEFLESLEVLLAERRVEEALTALDETDRVVEDANDRGSLKQTILISLQNAIMASKLKLADQLVETASQSSTKGAERRAVVTALKRLGDGLRAHTLLLNAHHQKLHHTMQILKPTATSNVSPGAAYCTSLSQLVFSTIAQASSDSLAVFGEDTSYTSELVSWAVKETKNFGVLVRRQSLAQSAASGNLRAAAQCVQICLGHCSLLESQGLSLSPVILKDFKPLVEQALSANLRRIEQNCAALASSDDWSLKHPHGGGVNQSRLSSSANRFNSMVQDLFEDVEPLETLQLGTPLLEGLIQVFHSFVNTLISAFPVSVTEATQDGLGVPIVKVAETEAQQLALLANALLLADEFLPRAAAKMLPLNHTIRDEEPSRRDIDRQNRVLEQRDWKKRLQKSVDRLRDSFCRQHALELIFTDDGELRLTAHMYTRLDGYAEEPEWFPSSIFQELYMRLSQIATLASEMFVGRERFATLLLIRLTETIILWISDDQTFWEEIEQGTKPLGPFGLQQFYLDMEFVMLFASQGRFLSRNLQQVAKNIIARAIDAVSATGIDPYSSLPEDEWFAEVAQIALKMLTGNANFENEDREAVSPTVSVSGRSMTSGFSHGSLASM; this is encoded by the exons aTGGATCCTATGGTGATAGGAGCAAGGGAAATAAGTTTTGGAGACTCCAATGATTTCGAGAAGGAATCGAAGCTCTCGCTTGGCGAACGTCTTAAGGTTTTTAAAAGTTCCCAATTTGATCCTGATGCTTTCATCGATTCGAAATGTCATAGAATGGCCGAAAAG GAGCTAAAGCATTTAACAATGTATCTCAAGGAACTTAAGAAGGAATCGGCTGAGGAGATGCGTAAGAGTGTTTATGCTAATTATTCTGCTTTTATACG GACTGCAAAGGAAATATCAGCACTTGAGGGTCAACTTCTATCACTTcgaaacttgttatcaactcaAGCAGCAGTTGTTCATGGCTTATCAGATGGAGTCCATGTAAACTCTTTATCACCGGGTCTAGAAGGTCCAACAGATGAAGACATGTCTAGGAATAAAAATAACGAGGTTACTAGGATTGAGACATGGTTGAATGAATTCCTCGAGTCCCTAGAAGTGCTCTTAGCAGAGAGAAGGGTAGAGGAAGCATTAACAGCCCTAGATGAAACAGATAGAGTGGTTGAAGATGCCAATGACAGAGGATCCCTTAAACAAACGATTCTAATATCACTCCAAAACGCCATTATGGCAAGCAAACTGAAGTTAGCTGATCAGCTAGTTGAAACAGCTAGCCAGTCTTCTACCAAAGGTGCTGAGAGAAGAGCAGTTGTAACGGCACTTAAAAGACTTGGTGATGGTCTAAGGGCTCATACATTACTTTTAAATGCACATCATCAGAAACTTCACCACACTATGCAAATTCTAAAGCCTACAGCAACTTCTAATGTCAGTCCTGGTGCAGCTTATTGCACTAGTTTGTCACAACTCGTGTTCTCCACCATAGCTCAAGCTTCAAGTGATTCTCTAGCTGTTTTTGGGGAGGATACTTCATATACATCAGAATTAGTGTCTTGGGCAGTTAAGGAAACTAAGAATTTTGGTGTTTTGGTAAGAAGGCAATCCCTTGCTCAGTCAGCTGCTTCAGGGAATCTGAGAGCTGCTGCTCAGTGCGTGCAAATATGTTTAGGACATTGTTCATTGCTTGAGTCTCAAGGACTTTCACTCTCTCCTGTTATTCTGAAAGATTTCAAGCCACTTGTTGAACAGGCACTTAGTGCTAATCTGAGAAGGATCGAACAGAACTGTGCTGCTCTTGCTTCTTCTGACGACTGGTCTTTGAAACATCCACATGGTGGGGGTGTCAATCAATCTAGGCTCAGTAGCAGTGCCAACAGATTCAATTCTATGGTCCAG GATCTTTTTGAAGACGTGGAACCCCTAGAGACTTTACAGCTGGGAACTCCATTGCTCGAAGGGTTAATACAAGTTTTTCATTCCTTCGTGAACACCCTAATAAGCGCGTTCCCAGTATCAGTAACCGAAGCAACCCAAGATGGTCTAGGAGTCCCAATTGTCAAGGTGGCCGAGACTGAAGCCCAACAACTAGCTTTGCTAGCCAATGCACTCCTTCTAGCTGACGAGTTTCTCCCACGTGCTGCTGCAAAGATGTTGCCCTTAAACCATACTATTAGGGATGAAGAACCTTCAAGAAGAGATATAGACAGACAAAACCGTGTACTAGAGCAGAGAGACTGGAAGAAGAGGCTTCAAAAATCTGTTGACAGGTTAAGAGACAGCTTCTGCAGACAACATGCCCTTGAGCTTATCTTTACTGATGATGGTGAACTTCGACTTACAGCACACATGTACACTAGATTGGATGGTTATGCTGAGGAACCTGAGTGGTTCCCTTCTTCAATTTTCCAG GAGTTGTACATGAGGTTGAGTCAGATAGCAACACTTGCATCGGAGATGTTTGTAGGAAGGGAAAGGTTCGCGACATTACTGCTAATAAGATTGACAGAGACAATAATTTTGTGGATTTCTGATGATCAAACCTTTTGGGAAGAAATTGAGCAGGGGACCAAGCCTTTAGGTCCTTTTGGCCTTCAACAG TTTTACTTAGATATGGAGTTTGTGATGCTTTTTGCATCCCAAGGCCGGTTCTTGTCTCGAAATCTCCAACAGGTAGCTAAAAACATCATTGCTAGAGCAATCGATGCAGTGTCTGCTACTGGGATTGATCCTTACAG TTCTTTGCCTGAAGATGAATGGTTTGCCGAAGTAGCTCAAATAGCACTAAAAATGTTAACAGGAAATGCCAACTTTGAAAATGAAGACCGGGAAGCTGTCAGCCCCACAGTATCAGTTTCAGGAAGATCAATGACATCAGGTTTTTCTCATGGGAGCCTTGCGAGTATGTAA